The genome window TCTCTGGGTACACCCAGAGACCTCAGAAAGCTCTCGCAGAGAAAGCAAACATCCTCCTGTGCTTGGCAAAAGAAATGGATGCTTGCGTGGCGTGTAGGCTCAGCTGCTCAGGGCTGCTCTGTGGAAGAGAACCACTGAACCTGGGTTGCcagaaaaaatgttaatgttgaGCTGAAAATAAGCATTTGCCCTTGAAAAAGGCCAACAGAACTGTagcacccaaaaaaaaaaaaaaaaaaaaaaaaaaaaaaaaaaaaaagaaatgtagcacCCACAGAAGTTCAATGGAAGCAGTGGCCAAACTGAGCTGCAGTTAAAGATAGGGGACTTGGGGTTATTTGGGGCTTGGGCTCCCAGCATCCATTCTCCCTTCCTGAGGGAACAGTAGCCCTTCCCATACAGCCCCTGTGCTCCTGGGGAGCTAGCCACACCCCAGCTCCAGAGCTGGGATCCAATCAGTCTATACTAATTAGTACATCTTATTTGCTGCTCCCTCCCCCATTTTGGTGTTTGGTTTGGTAGCCAGCAATCTGGGCCAATGATTTTCAAGACCTTTGCAAAGGGTTTTTTTCGCAGGGACTTTCAACAAAGATACTTGCTCCACATGGATGCTACCTGGAGTGCATCTCTTTTCTTCTGGACAGTGTAGGGGATAGACTTGAATCTTAAGAAGCAAGGTGGCTACCTGCCACCATTCTGAACACAAGGTCTGCCTAAGGAGGAAGGAGAGCTGAGGTAATCAAGAGAAATGAGCTTGAATCCTGATCAAATTGGACCTAAGGCATACTTTGTTGCTGGACTTTTCAGGCACTGAACCAATAAACTGTCTTTATCGTTTAGGCGAGACTGAGCTGAGGTCTATGTTACTTGCAACCAACATTTCCAAACTACCACATGGTGTCTAAGATGACTGGGGTTCATACCACTTATATGTGGGCAACGTACTGGCAGGGGCCATTGTGAGGCATTggtttcttctgaaaaaaatacTTGTCCTAAGTGAAAAAGTATTGTGGAGAGAGCTCTGTGCCACAACCTCTCAGTTTCCGTGAAAGTCAGTGAATGCCCACATTTAATAATAAAGTGGGCATcaataaaaaaagcaaaccagGTGTCAAATGCagcatattttaatttgtttcaaataaagcaatatatgtatatattttttttttcagaaaaacacCAGATGTTAAATTCTACAAAAGCGCATGTGTCTTCAGCAGATCATGTTTGTCTGatcagtaagattttttttttttttccaacattaaCTCTCTAAAGACAATCAATGGACTGACATCACTGCTACAACACAGGTTGCTACTGAGCCTCTGATCTTTAGCCACATCTTGATTTTCCtaacaaatgagtaaatattgCCTGGCTAAAATGCTGCAATGTCTTGATGAGAAAAAGCGTCAACAGATCAAGCAAAGCCATGAAAGTTATGAAAGCAAGCTAGAGCTGATTATTAGAATTAGTAAAAATGATTAAGAGAGGATGACACAACCATATAGGGTTTGTATATTCTGATTGACTCTCTTTTGGCAGCGAATTGGGTCAGCACCTCGGGCAGGGAACCGAAACTGGgtgaaaactgcttttttttgttttcctcctagCTTAGGCCACCAACGTCACAGCTGGGACTGAGAGGACCGCAGCATCTGTGGAAACTTCTATTCTTGTGGGGCAGAGATTGCACTGTGAAACCCTAGCAACGTTACCCCGGAAAGGCCTGGCCTCAGAGTTGTCTACAGTGTGCTGCCTTCGCCGGGGCTTTTCCGAATGGGCTGGGGCCTCGGGGGTCTTTATCCCCAAGGGGGCTTCTTGGTTTTTGGCGCCGCCTTTGTTTTTGGGACGGAAGCCATTGTGCGGCTGTCTTCTGTGTTCATGGCGGTTGTTGCCCTTCATCATCACATCAGCTTCATTTCCGCTGCCCTGTGGCTTGGCAGACCCATTTAGCCTGTTGTTATGGTACTGGGGATTAAACCTTCGTCTTTGGCTAGAAGACCCATTCTGCCAAAAGAAGAAGAGAGCTAGGTATTAGATGCCAGCAAACTCCAGATGACATCAGGGAAACCAAAACTCTAAGCTACTTATACCCTAGAAGAATAGGACAATGTGCGGATGGGGTCAAGCTGATAAAATCCTCAAGCTAAAAAGAATAGTGGACTGTCTTGTAGGTAGAGCTCCAAGAAAATTACTGATGTTGGACGAGAGGGTTCAGAAGCATAAGACACAATTCAAGAGCCAAATAAACCCCATAAAGTACGCTTAAAATATAATGGAATGAAATGTAACACAGAGGCAGGACAATGATGATTCCCTACCATGCAAATTTCTTGGACCTTCTAGACAGATTATGTATATGAATTCTCATTCTCTatataagaaaaatgtagaattctgcttaaaattcattttgtaagttttcttctctaaagcagtttttctatttttatctccaaACAAATATCATAGCTTAGAAATATTATCCTGGGTAAATACAAGGATGAGGTCTATCTGGTAGAACttggcaggatgtggaggtaacGTGTATTTTCACAGAGGTAATTAGTTCTTCTTCTAAACTTTTTGTAATCCTCAGCCAACATGAGTTCTGAAGCATCATTCTGGAAAATTGGCAACCTTCAACAAATCAGCAACCAAGAACATAAATGGGAGAGCAGAGAGGTAGCAACGGTTAGCTTGTCTGTCCCTGTACCAGGGAAGGATTTCTGAACTCCTTGAGGGAACAGCCAACGTTTACTGAGTGCTTGCAGTGTGCCAGGCATCACGCAAGGCACGGTCTCGTGTGTCATCACACTGGGCCTAGTTGCTATTATGtgcttcattttatagatgaggataaTGAATATAAACGACTTGCCCAAGGTCTACAGTTAGAAAATGACAGAACCATTCCCGTTTTGCATATTGTCTCCTGACAAGATTCATAAATACGTTATCCCATGGACATAGGCCTTTattgaaaaatcaaatttctattattaaaatgtgattttatgaCTCAAATATATAAGGTTCTGACTGTGTTCTTTGTGACTGGATGGTATCGGTGTAGGGCAGACCCACTCCCAATCGTTCAGGACCCAGGGCAAGAGTACGAAGGCAGGCCCCTATACCACATGAGTGAATACGGTCTCTTCCTACCTCTGACTCCTTGCCACATTGTGAGTGGGCCTTGCACACATGAATGTGGACACTCCAGCCTGCACACTTAAGctctgtcctccccccacccccgccaacaAATAATCACCTTTGAATCTAGGGGTGTGCATACAGGTAGTATGGTCAGCTCTCGAGGTGATATATGCAAGGCAGCTGTCCAAACAGACCCTGAGAGCAGGCTTGAGGCCACTTGGAAATAGAATTCCAGGATCTCAGAAGGGAGAGTAGAGATTCAGAGTAATGACATCTACTCGGTCTTGCTCCATAGGGAGGACCGTGGCTGGGAGAGGGCCAGGAGGGTTTACCCCAAAATGCAGGGCCTGGTGCAAAGGCCCTTCTTGCCTGCGTCTGCAGGGTTCTGGCTTCTAAGTGTATTTCCGTTTAAATGAGCCATTGCCTGAATTGCTTTACTGGAAATGGTAACAGTGAGCTGAAAAAGTATCTATGTAGATAGCATTCAATttggcttcttttgtttttaaagaagtgaaaGGGAAACCCAAACTAAATTTTAGACTTACTTTTCATCTGGGGTTTATTAACGACCAAAGAACGAAAGCGTGAAGATGTATTTAGATGACAAGACAGATTTGATTATGATCTTTAATCCACGAATATAAGAAATGCTCCTGGTCAAAGTGCTGTTTTAAAGGTGAGGAAGACATCTAGGGCCAGAGAAATGCTTGTCAGTGTCATTAATGAGAATTCTAAAAAATGCAGACCACAGAATCCAACAAGGCACTTGTTAGGAAACCAGGATTTTGGAATGCCTTTAAAAAGCCTCTTTTTTTGAGCTCTCTTTCTTAGAGACCATGAAAGGTGTCTTTATAGCACACCCAATGTCTGTATCATCAAATCCTGTTTCTTGTTCATTCTCTAATGATAAGGGGGAAATCATTTCTCAAGCATATAGTGGAGGAACAGAAGAAGGAAGACTGACCTTTGGACACTTATATTTTTTAGGTGCTATAGCAGATAAGATTAATAATGTCATTTTGAAATAGATTTTCTTTACCGAAAgcccaaaagaagagagagaaatttgaaCTGACTTTGGCCTCTTACTGATAAACTACACATACATGGGAAtttaagggtttttaaaaacaaatgccagATGGCCTTTCACCAGTAGTGTCGGTGGCCAGGTACGGAACCTTGTTCCCACGTCTGTGTGAGTCCCTTCTGCACATGAGCCAGTTACCGGGGCTCGAGGTGGTGGCCTCAAGGGCACCAGAAGAGGTGGCTCACTGAGGGGGTCACTGCTAATGCGAAAGCGTATGAAGGCTACTTTGTCCCTCTGTGAAACGTGGACGGATGGACCAGCCGGCAGATGGAGGCCTCTGAAGTCAGGCAGGTAGTTTCTTCCTGGCACCTTGCACCAGGGGCTGCAGGACCCCGGGAGGCAGTGCAAGGTGGCCTCCCCACAGGGGCTTACCTGCTTATTAGCTGGCATAGCCTGGTGAGAGCTGTCGGCAGCACTGGGAAGGTTGCTCGCCATTTTTGGGTTTGCTGCTTTACCCTCAGAGGGTTTGTTGTGATTGGACGATTTTCGGGTAAAGTTACTCTGTTTTCCAGAGGTTGCTGCGTGGGCAttcagcaggggcagcagggagctGCAGGGAGTTCTTGAGGAATAGTTGTTCTTTGGGTGTGTAACTGCAACAAGAAAGCGTGCGCGGTTAGGGGCTGTGCCATGGACTCTCCTGCCTCAGGAACCTGTTAGCAGATGGGAGACACTGGCAGGAGCTTCATAAAAACGTTAagttgttgttggtttgtttttttataaagatgtCATTTGAAAGGCTCTTTCACATTTGGGAGACCAGCAAAGTTTTGTGACAATCACTGAACTGTGATTACAGCATCATCATCCAGGTTGGGAAACATTTgtaggaaataaaatgtatatgagcGACTATGATACTATTCCTTAGGTTAAGAACcacaaaaggaagagagacaatgACATCTTGAAATGCCCTCTCATGCTGGTCCCCAAGCGTACTGTGCCTCTTGGATTCCCCGTTACCTAACCCGTGCGTGTCGTCTTTGTCCGATCGCTAGGCCATGGGTGCTATAGAGACGCAGGGAGATCGGGAGGCACATGGACACTTGGCTCATGAGAGCCATGATGTTCTGTTGGGTGTCAGGAATTTTGTCACCCTGGGTCATGCATATTCTGTGACAGCAGGGCCAGGCCTGCCAACCCCAAACATGCCCCAAAGCATCATTCATATTCCACGAGAGCCACATTATCTGGCCTTTTCTCAATCCCATTTTTGACAGCTCCGCTACAGATCAGCACTGATTCCAATGCTGAAGTCGATGTGACTAAACTACAGATTCCCAGCGAGCTCAGGCAGGTCTGTTCAATGCTTATCATCACCATCCCTGCTGGTTTTGAAAGAGGTGGTTTTGGAGGAGATGATTTCTATGTGATTATGCTGAATCTGGGCTGCAGAGAATCACTCAAGGATAAAGTTCTGACCTCCCGCTCACCCTTCACCAGAATTTGACTGCCATGCTGGACAGTAAGACCTTTGAATCTTAAAATTGtcaccaatttttaaaagcaattttctcTGCTACCTGTGTTGGATCAGACTTAATCCTAGGGTTCTTCCAGAGGATTAGCAGTTACTACTAGGGATCAAAGAACATTAGAAATGGAAAGGACAGGGATGCATCTCAAGTCCCCTCATTTATAGGTAAGGTGTGACGGCACACTGGGGGGTGTCCAAACATGACCAGGGGATTTCAGTGGCTCTTGTGCTCACTATGCTCAGTTTCACGGGGGTCATTATGTCCTACGACTTGGAGATGACAATTTCTGGCTCATTAGCGGGGGGTCTTCAATGTGCTCTCTACAAAGCCGAGCTGGAAGGGCCTTTTGAGGACTCCTGTCTCCAGCAGGGGAGGCCGTCTTGCACGTGGGCACTTGTTATTTGGTAAGGGATGGTTCCTCCCACTAGATGGCACTGGAAGTACTCTGGAGGACAGCAGGTGAAGCTGCATGGGCCACCCCTCCTCAGAGGGTGCCGGTCACTTGGCATCAGGGTCTTGCTCACCACCAGGTAGGTACAAGTGGAAACTTGCATGGACAGTTGTATTTCCAACTATGAACCAAACTGCTTTTTCAGAGATGAGGCAAAAGCTGGGGGTAGAGAATGATAAATGGGGTAGATTTTTACATAAGGGAGggaacacatagaaaaaaaaaaaaaggaaaataattgcaaaGAAATGCAGtcggggctcctggctggctcagttggtggagcatgagactctagatctcagggttgtgagctcgagccccatgttgtgtgtagagattactcaaacataaaatctttaaaaaagaaaaaagaaatgcagtcaGAAAATCAGATAACTGCCAAAAGTATGTGAATGAGGATGTTCAcagcagttttattttaatggtgAAAAGTTGggagcaacctaagtgtccacaaTCAGGGGACTGGTCGCGTCAATTAGGTTTatataaattatgaattaaataCATTGACATGGAAAAATCACAAccatatgttgtgaaatgataaAAGCAAATCCTGTTACCATATATTACATAGTAGAGTATAAGAAATTAAacgatagggatccctgggtggcgcagcgggttagcacctgcctttggcccagggcgcgatcctggagacccgggatcgagtcccgcatcgggctccctgcatggagcctgcttctcactctgcctctctctctctctctctctctgtgactatcataaataaataaaaaaaaaaaaaagaaattaaacgataaatgtaatatataactCACACAAATGAAACACGCATAAAAAGTGCAAAAGATACATAAAAGTAATGTCATGTTCTATTTAATACAGTCCTCTAATTTTTAGATCAAGCTTCTATTCTTTTATACTCCGTAAAGAAAAGAACTTTcgactttgggaaaaaaaaaaaagtgcagccCAATCTCAAATTTTCAGCTGACTCTGGGGTTGTGGCTGTTCCATGTCCCTCACCagtcctcctttccctccttgtGCCCCTCCTTGATGCCATTTCCCTGCTCATTCCCACCTCCCCTGGTGGGTGGGCTggagtaggagaaaaaaaagatcagccaATTTTGTTGCACATTAACTGCTCTAATTAAGGCTTAATAGCGAACAAGACTAAAGCTAATGGTTGAAGTGAAGTCTTTCATTATCTGCAGACTTCACTCGGCAAGCGCAGAGAACCAACCAGGGGAGAGGCTCAGGGCACCGCTGAGCAGCACACGTACAACAGCTGGGCCCTTTACAGAAGAGCCGATTGTCCCCAGACTTGTTAGGGCGACTGGCTCTCAGTGTAACAGGTCTCCGTGGAACCAGGCTGTTGGAAATCAGAGAGGCAGTTTCTCTGGCAGTGCTTAAGAAAAGTTTGCAAAAGATATGGACGAGTTGACCTGTTCTGCTTAATACATCCTGGGGATTTACTGATGGGCAGTGGCATTTGAAGACTCTAAGTTCAAATCTTGACATTTCTAGTGACTTGTGTTGTGACCTTAGATCATTAAATCTCTTTAGACCTCGCTTTAACCCCGCTGGGGGACCGCGCACCTGACATTTCCCATATCGACTCCAAATAGCACCAAGCTTACTCACACAGAATTATTTAGCAAGTATGCAAAACTCACTTTCTCCGCAGAGCATGATTTGGGCCTTTAGCTGTTCAATGTCACAGGAGAATCGGGCGGCTTTCCCGAGCTCTTCATCATATTTACGCTCGCTGACAAAGTGCTGGAGGAAAGAGAAGTAGAACAGGAGCCCCACAGTTACAGAAGTGTCTGAGGCACACCGCGGGTTCATTCACTCTGCTCTTCTCCGCTACCACTGCTAAGCGGGAGGCCGGTCCCGCCAGTTCTGGACCGCGTGGCTCTGTTCAACCAGGATTGGAGCACGAGCACCTTCTTCTGGGAATATGTGAGGGTCTTGCCTTGCTCCTGCCTAGACCTGGAGAGAACTGTGATGGAGCAACATGTGTGTCTGGACTCACGTATTTAAGTTTTAGCACCCCGTGCCCTCCTTCTAGCATGTTCTGTTACAAATTTGGGGTTGCTTTCTGGCAGTCTTCCTCATTTGGCCCATGGCTTGCTTGTTACCCTTCCCTATCGTAAGAGGGACCCAGGAGGTCCACAAAGCCCTTAGAAACTAGAAGACATTATCTTGAGTGTTAGAATTTCAAGTGCTGTTAAAGGAAGTGGGAAAGAGATTAGTTTTCAATTCGTTTAAAATTAAGATCTGTGTGTAGATGACAGAGTGAGGAATACAGAAATAACTATGGCTCAGTCCCTGTTGAACTTGCCAGGGAGTTTACCACACGGCAAGGGAACCAGATACCACCGAACACGACACAAGGTAGAATGTGGTAGGTGCTTCACGAATGTAAAAGTGGAAGAAGTATCTCCTACCAAGGGGAACTGAGGAAGTGTTATGTCACAGGGAGCGTTTGTGCTGgaacattacaaaaaaatatacTGATCACTTATTAGATGTGGGCCAAATTCTTAACagataatctcatttttttttgataatctCATTTTCATCCGATCACATTATTACAAAGTCAGTACTGTTCTTTTAGAGAGGCGGAATCGAGGTTCTAGGAATCTGAGAGAAAAGTTAAGTTACCCAAGGTCACAGGAGCTGAACTGTTTCACTCCAAAGCCTGGGCCGCTAACCATTTTATGATGAGTGGGATTTGGGTAGGCAGAAATGAAACTTGGAAAATAAATAGATGTCAACAGACCCAGAAGCTGGTGACTCCATGGTCCTCACTTGATGTTCTAGCCAGGTGAGCACGGgagttgttatatatatatatatttatgtatataggAGTCTAGTTGTGAATTTTATTCTGAGGGGTAGACCATACTAGGGGACCCAGATCTGCTCTGGGGTATTACTCTGGTCTTAGGCTGGACGGAGACAGTGGAGGCAGAAAGACTGGGTAGGAGGACACTGCAGTTGACTGGTTGGCAGCAAAAGGACCAGATGAGAAGGGAAGGGCCATTAGGACTTCTCAGGACCCTAAGAGGAGGCTCTTATCCCCAAGGGGCTCCCTTTCATGCCTAaccagggcagagggaaaaaaaaatcacttgctaCTTTCTACCCACCCAACCACTTTTATGCCTGGATGAGGAGAGAGTCCTACTTAGAAAGCTAGTAGCAACTGTGTCTTCAAAGCTCTCGACCCTAGAAGCTGGTCAGAGCTGAGGGCCTATATATGTGGGTATGTTTCGTGtactggggaaaaaagaagaggatatGGTAAAATGTGTAAACTAACTTGCGTGTGTTTTGTTGTAGATACTTGTGTTTGCCTTTCTGgtaaccatttctttttctggtaaCCGTATCCCAGTGCAGCAGTGTTGGTGGGTCTGTATGCAATCCAAGTGAAGGCCAGTCAGAATCTCTTTCTTTGGGATGTGAATCGGGTGGGGTAGCACAAAGGATGACGACATCTGAGGGTCACCCACTCTAAGGGTGCCCTGAAGAGAGTCTGGTAATTACAGCTGTCTATGTTACCCAGGTGGCTGCCTGGGTTTCTGCCTTAGTGTAGCCTCGAGTTTTCAGATCACACTTTGGTGAGCTACACTCATATtctttcaaattccacttgttctcCAGGTTAGCCAGGGTCGGCTTCTATCGCTTGCAACTGTAGAGatccaataaatacatatctggGGGTGGTATTCTTAATAAAAGGGCAAGTAAGCTAGAAAGGGATACAGGAAAGAAGTCGCTGTATATTGTGTAAGCTTTAGAGTCCTTAGTTATACTGGCTTCACACTTACCGTGCGTTCACAGGTGTGagtgtttatatacatacacCTAAGTTACATATGGAGAAAATAATATCCTCCATTCCAGCTTAATTCATGGTTGAATATGTTTTATTTGGGTCAGTCTCCACTGACTAAGAAAATAGCTTGTGCTTCTCCTCTGTAATAATATATCCCTGGAAACCATAGTATACTTAAATACAGTGATTAGTTGCTTCTTCGCCCTTCTGTATTCCCTAGTTGAACACTGTGAAAGAGAGCTGGGTGTACGACGTTAGATCCTCAGAGAGCAGCACTCTGTGGACGCGAAGCAAACATGGGGGATCAGATCTCACGCTCAGGGTTCAGGCTCTGATATTTTAGAACTGACCTTAAtttctgccctgagctcagccaGCTGCATCTCTGCCATCTGACTGGCTAGATCGGTCAGTCTCTTTAgttcttctgctttcttctgaCGAGCGGTCA of Canis lupus baileyi chromosome 36, mCanLup2.hap1, whole genome shotgun sequence contains these proteins:
- the SPATS2L gene encoding SPATS2-like protein isoform X2: MAELNTHVNVKEKIYAVRSVVPNKSNNEIVLVLQQFDFNVDKAVQAFVDGSAVQVLKEWNMTGKKKNNKRKRSKSKQHQGNKDAKDKAERPDAGSLQPPPPQIQNGHVNGCEKDNSSTDSASEKPVLIPREKKISILEEPSKALRGVTGPNIEKSVKDLQRCTVSLTRYRVMIKEEVDSSVKKIKAAFAELHNCIIDKEVSLMAEMDKVKEEAMEILTARQKKAEELKRLTDLASQMAEMQLAELRAEIKHFVSERKYDEELGKAARFSCDIEQLKAQIMLCGEITHPKNNYSSRTPCSSLLPLLNAHAATSGKQSNFTRKSSNHNKPSEGKAANPKMASNLPSAADSSHQAMPANKQNGSSSQRRRFNPQYHNNRLNGSAKPQGSGNEADVMMKGNNRHEHRRQPHNGFRPKNKGGAKNQEAPLGIKTPEAPAHSEKPRRRQHTVDNSEARPFRGNVARVSQCNLCPTRIEVSTDAAVLSVPAVTLVA